A genomic window from Dechloromonas sp. A34 includes:
- a CDS encoding alpha-1,4-glucan--maltose-1-phosphate maltosyltransferase encodes MIPAATPSVLADGRCRVVVEGLSPVVDGGRFAVKRSRGDRVVVEADAYCDGHDKIVCLLRWRRDGASAWQETPMAALANNRWRGDFMVDELGGYRYTVTAWIDHFLSWRAELAQRVDAADILVALQLGAELASQAAGRADGADRASLQALATALRGETDAERGKLLALDPLLAELAARYPDRRLATTHEPELPLWVDRPRARCGAWYEIFPRSCLAAEEGAAHGTFASCERCLPYVAAMGFDVLYLPPIHPIGSTQRKGPNNTLTAAAGDPGSPWAIGAASGGHCAIEPRLGSLDDFRHLVARAREFGLEIALDIAFQCSPDHPWVREHPAWFRHRPDGSVQYAENPPKKYEDIYPIDFESAAWRELWQELKAVFEFWIGEGIAIFRVDNPHTKAFPFWEWLIGELRRDHPEVLFLAEAFTRPKLMYRLAKLGFSQSYTYFAWRNSKRELTEYFDELTRSEVREFFRPNLWPNTPDILTEYLQFGGRPGFVVRLVLAATLGANYGIYGPAFELLEATPRDPGGEEYRDSEKYQVRYWDLERSDSLREIIGRVNRIRREHPALQQDWQLEFYEVDNEQILCYGKYTDDLADAIIVAVNLDPHHVQSGWLTLPLERFGIADPPRPYQVHDLLGDGRYLWSGPRNFITLDPQHSPAHIFRMRRHVRTEHDFDYFL; translated from the coding sequence GTGATCCCGGCCGCCACCCCCTCGGTGCTGGCCGACGGTCGTTGCCGCGTCGTCGTCGAAGGATTGAGTCCGGTGGTCGACGGCGGGCGCTTCGCCGTCAAGCGTTCCCGCGGCGACCGGGTGGTGGTCGAGGCCGATGCCTATTGCGACGGTCACGACAAAATTGTCTGCCTGCTGCGCTGGCGGCGCGACGGGGCGAGCGCCTGGCAGGAAACGCCGATGGCGGCGCTGGCCAACAATCGCTGGCGCGGCGACTTCATGGTCGATGAACTGGGCGGCTACCGCTATACGGTCACCGCCTGGATCGACCATTTCCTGTCCTGGCGCGCCGAACTGGCCCAGCGCGTCGATGCCGCCGATATTCTCGTCGCGCTGCAACTGGGCGCCGAACTGGCGAGTCAGGCGGCGGGGCGTGCCGACGGCGCCGACCGGGCCAGCCTGCAAGCGCTGGCCACGGCCCTGCGCGGCGAAACCGATGCCGAGCGCGGCAAGCTGCTCGCTCTCGATCCGCTGCTCGCCGAACTGGCGGCGCGCTATCCGGACCGGCGCCTGGCCACCACCCACGAACCGGAATTGCCGCTCTGGGTCGACCGGCCGCGGGCGCGCTGCGGCGCCTGGTACGAAATCTTCCCACGCTCCTGCCTGGCCGCGGAGGAGGGCGCCGCCCACGGCACCTTCGCCAGTTGCGAACGCTGTCTGCCCTACGTCGCGGCGATGGGCTTCGATGTCCTCTATCTGCCGCCGATCCATCCCATCGGCAGCACCCAGCGCAAGGGGCCGAACAATACGCTGACCGCCGCGGCCGGCGACCCCGGCAGTCCGTGGGCAATCGGCGCGGCGAGCGGCGGCCATTGCGCCATCGAACCCCGGCTCGGCAGTCTCGACGATTTTCGCCACCTGGTGGCCCGGGCCCGGGAATTCGGTCTCGAGATCGCCCTTGACATCGCCTTCCAGTGCTCCCCGGACCATCCCTGGGTGCGCGAACATCCCGCCTGGTTCCGCCACCGCCCGGACGGCAGCGTGCAGTACGCCGAGAATCCGCCGAAGAAATACGAGGACATCTACCCGATCGATTTCGAGAGCGCCGCCTGGCGCGAGTTGTGGCAGGAACTCAAGGCCGTCTTCGAATTCTGGATCGGCGAGGGGATCGCCATCTTCCGCGTCGACAACCCCCACACCAAGGCTTTCCCGTTCTGGGAATGGCTGATCGGCGAACTGCGCCGCGACCATCCCGAGGTGCTTTTCCTGGCCGAGGCCTTCACCCGGCCCAAGCTCATGTACCGGCTGGCCAAGCTCGGCTTCTCGCAGTCCTACACCTACTTCGCCTGGCGCAACAGCAAGCGCGAACTGACGGAGTATTTCGACGAACTGACGCGGAGCGAGGTGCGCGAGTTTTTCCGGCCCAACCTGTGGCCCAATACGCCGGACATCCTGACCGAATACCTGCAGTTCGGCGGCCGCCCCGGCTTCGTCGTGCGCCTGGTGCTGGCCGCCACCCTCGGCGCCAACTACGGCATCTACGGCCCGGCCTTCGAATTGCTGGAAGCCACGCCGCGCGACCCGGGCGGCGAGGAATACCGCGACTCGGAAAAATACCAGGTGCGGTACTGGGATCTCGAGCGCTCGGACAGCCTGCGCGAAATCATCGGCCGCGTGAACCGCATCCGCCGCGAACACCCGGCCTTGCAGCAGGACTGGCAACTCGAGTTCTACGAAGTCGATAACGAGCAGATCCTCTGCTACGGGAAATACACCGACGATCTGGCCGACGCCATCATCGTCGCCGTCAATCTCGACCCGCACCATGTCCAGAGCGGCTGGCTGACCCTGCCGCTGGAACGCTTCGGCATCGCCGACCCGCCGCGCCCCTACCAGGTGCACGACCTGCTCGGCGATGGCCGCTACCTGTGGAGCGGTCCGCGCAATTTCATCACCCTCGATCCGCAGCACAGTCCGGCGCACATCTTCCGCATGCGGCGGCATGTCCGGACCGAGCACGATTTCGACTACTTCCTGTGA
- the glgB gene encoding 1,4-alpha-glucan branching protein GlgB, translated as MAASETRGEQQTQPVASRFSDRDIYLFKEGSHSQLHDKLGSHPGQQDGVDGTQFAVWAPNAARVSVIGDFNDWEADRHSLRGRDDGSGIWEGFVPGVAHGMAYKYRIVSRYRDYQADKGDPLALAWECPPRTASRVWRLDYEWGDAAWMAGRRDANALAAPLSIYEVHLGSWRRVPEDGNRFLSYRELAEQLPPYVQQLGFTHVELMPVAEHPFYGSWGYQGTGYFAPTARYGTPEDFMFLVDSLHRHGIGVIIDWVPSHFPDDAHGLAYFDGTQLYEHADPKLGYHPEWKSYIFNYGRHEVRAFLMSSALFWLDTYHADGLRVDGVASMLYLDYGRREGEWIPNRHGGKENLDAIDFLRHVNEAVYRDHPDTQTMAEESTAWPMVSRPTYVGGLGFGMKWNMGWMHDTLQYFASDPLYRSYCHERITFSLWYAFNENFVLPLSHDEVVHGKGSLIGKMPGDEWQQFANLRLLYGYQWTHPGKKLLFMGGEFGQRREWQHDESLEWHVLQYPLHRGLQRWVEDLNRFYRAQRALYEDDFTAAGFEWVDSGDRANSVLSYLRQGRDADDILLVVCNCTPLPRTNYAVGVPRGGRWEECLNSDAPLYGGSGQGNLGGVDAAPVPWHGRFHSLRLTLPPLAVLVFKPAEVAT; from the coding sequence ATGGCGGCGAGCGAAACCCGGGGCGAACAACAGACCCAGCCGGTCGCCAGCCGGTTCAGCGACCGCGACATCTACCTGTTCAAGGAAGGCAGCCACAGCCAGCTGCATGACAAGCTCGGTTCCCACCCCGGGCAACAGGATGGCGTCGACGGGACGCAGTTCGCGGTGTGGGCGCCGAACGCGGCCCGCGTCTCGGTGATCGGTGACTTCAACGACTGGGAGGCCGACCGCCATTCTCTGCGCGGGCGCGACGACGGCTCCGGCATCTGGGAAGGCTTCGTGCCGGGCGTCGCTCATGGTATGGCCTACAAGTACCGCATCGTCTCGCGCTACCGCGACTACCAGGCCGACAAGGGCGACCCCCTGGCCCTGGCCTGGGAATGCCCGCCGCGCACGGCGTCGCGCGTCTGGCGCCTCGATTACGAATGGGGCGATGCGGCCTGGATGGCCGGCCGGCGCGACGCCAACGCGCTCGCAGCGCCGCTCTCCATCTACGAGGTGCATCTCGGTTCCTGGCGCCGCGTGCCGGAGGACGGAAACCGCTTCCTCAGCTATCGCGAACTGGCCGAACAACTGCCGCCCTACGTGCAGCAACTGGGCTTCACCCACGTCGAACTGATGCCGGTCGCCGAGCATCCCTTCTACGGCTCCTGGGGCTACCAGGGCACGGGCTATTTTGCGCCGACGGCGCGCTACGGTACCCCGGAAGATTTCATGTTCCTGGTGGACAGCCTGCATCGCCACGGCATCGGCGTCATCATCGACTGGGTGCCTTCGCATTTCCCCGACGATGCCCACGGCCTGGCCTACTTCGACGGCACCCAGCTCTACGAACATGCCGATCCAAAGCTCGGCTACCACCCGGAATGGAAGAGCTACATCTTCAACTACGGCCGCCACGAAGTGCGCGCCTTCCTGATGAGCAGCGCGCTGTTCTGGCTCGATACCTACCATGCCGACGGGCTGCGGGTCGACGGCGTCGCCTCGATGCTCTACCTGGACTACGGCCGCCGCGAAGGCGAATGGATTCCCAACCGCCATGGCGGCAAGGAAAACCTCGATGCCATCGATTTCCTGCGCCACGTCAACGAGGCCGTCTACCGCGACCATCCCGACACCCAGACGATGGCCGAGGAATCGACCGCCTGGCCGATGGTGTCGCGCCCGACCTATGTCGGCGGCCTGGGTTTCGGCATGAAATGGAACATGGGCTGGATGCACGACACCCTCCAGTACTTCGCCAGCGATCCGCTCTATCGCTCCTATTGCCACGAGCGCATCACTTTCAGCCTGTGGTATGCCTTCAACGAGAACTTCGTGCTGCCGCTCTCCCACGACGAGGTGGTGCACGGCAAGGGCTCGTTGATCGGCAAGATGCCGGGCGACGAATGGCAGCAGTTCGCCAACCTGCGCCTGCTCTATGGCTACCAATGGACCCACCCCGGCAAGAAGCTGCTGTTCATGGGCGGCGAGTTCGGCCAGCGCCGCGAATGGCAGCATGACGAGAGCCTCGAATGGCATGTCCTGCAGTATCCGCTGCATCGCGGCCTGCAGCGCTGGGTCGAAGACCTCAACCGCTTCTACCGCGCCCAGCGGGCGCTCTACGAGGACGATTTCACGGCCGCCGGCTTCGAATGGGTCGATAGCGGCGACCGCGCCAACAGCGTGCTCAGCTACCTGCGCCAGGGGCGCGACGCCGACGATATCCTGCTCGTGGTCTGCAACTGCACGCCGCTGCCGCGCACCAACTACGCCGTCGGCGTGCCGCGCGGCGGCCGCTGGGAGGAATGCCTGAACAGCGACGCGCCGCTCTACGGTGGCAGCGGGCAGGGCAATCTGGGCGGCGTGGACGCGGCGCCAGTGCCCTGGCACGGGCGCTTCCATTCCCTGCGCCTGACCCTGCCGCCGCTGGCCGTGCTGGTCTTCAAGCCGGCGGAGGTGGCAACATGA
- a CDS encoding zinc ribbon-containing protein, with protein sequence MSDHTHEYSKERLEAAYDRFAGHVAEAVQSGRSLGRQGFEAAMEKTRERLAAAGELTAGQGERFKEYLRRDLGLHLDEQARLARQFGREAGQHLQPERLRDGMLATLATVLRSGGEMLQEWSHKADAAIIYESGEITSAGTLTCLNCDHVIRLDRTAHVAPCPLCLGTRFRKSY encoded by the coding sequence ATGAGCGATCACACACATGAATACAGCAAGGAGCGGCTCGAGGCCGCTTATGACCGCTTTGCCGGGCATGTCGCCGAAGCCGTGCAGAGCGGGCGCAGCCTGGGCCGGCAAGGGTTCGAGGCGGCCATGGAAAAGACCCGGGAGCGGCTGGCCGCGGCCGGCGAGTTAACTGCCGGGCAGGGCGAGCGCTTCAAGGAGTATCTGCGTCGCGACCTCGGCCTCCATCTCGACGAGCAGGCGCGACTGGCCCGCCAGTTCGGCCGCGAAGCCGGACAGCACCTGCAGCCCGAGCGTCTGCGCGACGGCATGCTGGCAACGCTGGCGACCGTGCTGCGCAGCGGCGGTGAAATGCTGCAGGAATGGTCGCACAAAGCCGATGCGGCAATCATTTACGAGAGCGGCGAAATCACCAGCGCCGGTACGCTGACCTGTCTCAATTGCGATCACGTCATCCGGCTCGACCGGACGGCCCATGTCGCTCCCTGCCCACTCTGCCTGGGCACGCGCTTCCGCAAGAGCTACTGA